One region of Vitis vinifera cultivar Pinot Noir 40024 chromosome 1, ASM3070453v1 genomic DNA includes:
- the LOC132253788 gene encoding uncharacterized protein LOC132253788: MTVTVMVTVIVTVTVVITITVTVTVMVTVTVDSDGNGNADCNGNDNDNGDGNGNIDSIGNSDGDGNTNSNGDNNDDDNNDSNGYDNGNGNGDGNGNCNDNCNYDGDGNDEDNGDGNNDENDNGNGYRGGNGNRNGDNNSKDDNDDNGNNDSDGDSDGSGNDHDHDDGNDNDNDNRKSNGNSNSNDDNNGNGINDDNPDGNGDSDGNNDGDSDGNSDNNSNGNGDDSCNVNSNGDGSCNGESNGYGDGNGKGNDDINGIADGDSNDNGDSSCNGDFDFNSDVNDNSDSNGHDDVNSDGNGNDDGNFDDDGNAVGNGNSNGNGNKDDNSDSDGSSDGNGDSNCDSNGYDNSNDNGNSDGNDDDHCNDAGNDNDNSDDNGNCHDNNHFNGYAYGNDNGNSDSDSNGNGNGKGDGDSNDNGDGNGDDSGDSNSDGNGNDDIHCNSNSNVK; the protein is encoded by the exons atgacggtaacggtgatggtaacagtaaTAGTAACGGTGACAGTAGTGATTACGATAACAGTAACGGTtacggtaatggtgacggtgacg GTTGacagtgacggtaatggtaacgctGACTgtaatggtaacgataacgATAATGGCGACGGTAACGGTAACATTGACAGTATCGGTAACagtgacggtgacggtaacacTAACAGTAATGGTGACAATAACGATGACGATAACAATGACAGTAATGGTTAcgataatggtaatggtaacggtgatggtaacggtaactgTAATGATAATTGTAACTatgacggtgacggtaatgaTGAAG ataatggtgatggtaacaatGATGAAAACGATAACGGTAACGGTTATCGTGGCGGTAATGGTAATCGTAATGGTGACAATAACAGTAAAGATGACAATGATGATAACGGTAACAATGACAGTGACGGTGACAGTGACGGTAGCGGTAACGATCACGATCACGATGACGGTAACGATAATGATAACGATAATAGAAAGAGTAATGGTAATAGTAACAGTAACGATGACAATAACGGTAACGGTATCAATGACGATAACcctgacggtaacggtgacagtGATGGTAACAATGACGGTGATAGTGATGGTAATAGTGACaataacagtaatggtaacggtgacgatagCTGTAACGTTAacagtaacggtgatggtaGCTGTAATGGTGAAAGTAACGGttatggtgacggtaacggtaaggGTAACGATGATATTAACGGTATCGCGGATGGTGATAgtaatgataatggtgataGTAGCTGTAATGGTGACTTTGACTTTAATAGTGATGTTAACGATAATAGTGACAGTAATGGTCATGATGACGTTAatagtgacggtaatggtaacgatgaTGGTAACTTTGACG ACGACGGTAACGCTGTTGGTAACGGTaatagtaatggtaatggtaacaagGACGATAACAGCGACAGTGATGGTAgcagtgacggtaacggtgacagtaACTGTGATAGTAATGGTTACGACAACAGTAATGATAacggtaacagtgacggtaacgATGACGATCACTGTAACGATGCTGGTAACGACAACGATAACAGTGATGATAACGGTAATTGTCATGATAACAATCACTTTAATGGTTATGCTTATGGTAACGACAATGGTAACAGTGACAGTgacagtaacggtaatggtaatggtaaggGTGACGGTGATAGTAATGATAACGGTGATGGCAATGGTGACGATAGCGGTGACagtaacagtgatggtaacggtaacgatgacATTCACTGTAACAGTAACAGTAACGTTAAATGA